The Altererythrobacter sp. ZODW24 genome window below encodes:
- a CDS encoding DUF2924 domain-containing protein: MSALKTKLASLHEMTPSQLRAEWREQLRTIAPDIGPDLLRRGIAWKLQSRVHGGLPTATRNRLSEALRQIEKTGDVTSARDISLKTGTRLVRQWHGKTHHVLVLGDSFEHQGRRYSSLTQIASAITGTHWSGPRFFGVRKRKTDKQRAFADG; encoded by the coding sequence ATGAGCGCGCTGAAGACCAAGCTCGCATCGCTGCACGAGATGACTCCATCTCAACTGCGTGCAGAATGGCGAGAACAGCTTCGCACAATTGCTCCAGACATTGGCCCTGATCTGCTTCGCCGCGGGATCGCCTGGAAGCTCCAGTCCCGCGTTCATGGCGGCCTGCCAACAGCAACGCGAAACAGGCTGAGCGAGGCATTGCGGCAGATTGAGAAGACCGGAGACGTCACGTCTGCTCGAGACATCTCTCTGAAGACAGGAACACGGCTGGTTCGCCAGTGGCACGGCAAGACTCATCATGTGCTGGTCCTTGGCGATAGCTTCGAGCATCAGGGACGGCGCTATTCAAGCCTGACCCAGATCGCCAGCGCGATAACAGGCACCCATTGGTCAGGACCGAGGTTCTTTGGAGTCCGCAAACGCAAGACAGATAAGCAACGGGCTTTTGCAGATGGCTAA
- the dinD gene encoding DNA damage-inducible protein D: MTDIRKLDGPVKFNLDFDEAMERVAQTSPEEVNTLANAPADSGSIDALIDRFEGAGTDAANGDKMWLARELQTLLGYTKWDKFEAVVERAQVACANAGHHVSDHFKEVFPQTGKNPKGGRPARDFKLDRYACYLIAQNASSSMKPVAFAQTYFAIQTRRQEIADRDGLDFDTLSENQKRLYLRHQVVAENKRLASAAKAAGVKTGQDFGKFQNRGYQGLYGGRGADDIKDYKDLPKKANILDHMGSTELAANLFRITQTEEKLRSNKIQGKERACDAHFEVGHKVRQTMLELSGILPENLPVAEDVKKIARQERKQQRMRAVEPQQRIEQPLNAPSKSAPLEIDLTKDLWKYTLLVLSVQPGGEMKTSDMIEALPDYIALSEEHLAANESRKDSKFSQIVRNLKSHKASKSNFIYQGYAQDIRGGFKITHKGMDFVREYFEA; this comes from the coding sequence ATGACAGATATCCGAAAGCTGGATGGGCCAGTAAAATTCAATCTTGATTTTGACGAGGCAATGGAACGTGTGGCTCAAACGAGTCCAGAGGAGGTGAATACATTGGCAAATGCCCCTGCAGACTCAGGCAGTATCGATGCCCTTATTGACCGGTTCGAAGGCGCTGGTACAGATGCCGCGAATGGCGATAAGATGTGGTTAGCGAGAGAGCTTCAAACCCTCTTAGGCTACACAAAATGGGACAAGTTTGAGGCCGTAGTAGAGCGTGCTCAAGTCGCCTGCGCCAATGCCGGTCACCATGTATCAGATCACTTCAAAGAGGTTTTTCCCCAAACGGGGAAAAACCCAAAAGGCGGGCGCCCAGCACGGGATTTCAAGTTAGACCGTTATGCCTGTTATCTGATTGCGCAGAACGCTTCATCATCAATGAAGCCAGTAGCGTTCGCTCAAACATACTTTGCAATCCAAACGCGCCGCCAAGAGATCGCTGATCGCGACGGCTTAGATTTCGACACCTTATCTGAAAACCAAAAGCGCCTCTATCTCCGTCACCAAGTTGTTGCTGAAAACAAGCGTCTAGCAAGTGCAGCAAAAGCTGCTGGTGTGAAAACGGGCCAAGATTTTGGGAAGTTCCAGAATAGAGGGTATCAGGGGTTATATGGAGGTCGTGGCGCCGACGATATCAAGGATTACAAAGACCTTCCAAAAAAGGCGAACATCCTTGATCACATGGGAAGCACGGAGTTGGCTGCGAATCTCTTCCGTATCACCCAGACTGAAGAGAAACTTCGTAGCAACAAGATACAAGGGAAAGAACGCGCCTGCGATGCGCACTTTGAAGTCGGCCACAAAGTTCGCCAAACAATGTTAGAACTGAGCGGTATTCTTCCCGAGAACTTGCCTGTGGCAGAGGACGTAAAGAAGATAGCACGGCAAGAGCGCAAACAGCAGCGGATGCGGGCAGTTGAACCTCAGCAACGTATTGAGCAGCCGCTTAATGCCCCAAGCAAATCCGCACCTTTGGAAATTGATCTGACCAAAGACTTGTGGAAATACACCCTCTTGGTGCTGTCTGTGCAGCCTGGAGGAGAAATGAAAACATCGGATATGATCGAGGCGCTACCCGATTATATTGCACTTTCAGAGGAGCATCTAGCAGCTAACGAAAGCCGCAAAGATTCCAAGTTCTCGCAGATCGTCCGCAACCTGAAGTCCCACAAAGCGAGCAAGTCCAATTTCATATATCAAGGCTATGCGCAGGACATCAGGGGTGGGTTCAAAATCACCCACAAGGGAATGGATTTTGTTCGAGAATACTTCGAAGCTTAA
- a CDS encoding recombinase family protein, with protein sequence MANRKRCAIYTRKSTEEGIEQAFNSLDAQREACAAYVMSQAHEGWELGSELYDDGGWSGGNMDRPGLQQLLADVEAGKVDVIVVYKVDRLTRNLADFARIVDTLDKADASFVSVTQAFNTTTSMGRLTLNVLLSFAQFEREVTGERIRDKVAASKRKGMWMGGPVPFGYDLGDRKLLPHSTEAAEVRLIFERYVALRSISALAEDLAGRGIKTKLRTYRDGQTKGGIYFTKGPLALLLKNPIYLGKVRHDGELYEGEHEQIVPQDIFEQAQAVFAANGQERMIGKRFKHPSLLTGMLTDPSGRPMTPVHTRKGSRQYRYYATRLAIGESKDEAWRVPAGDLEKAVIRLFVQWLKRAPCDVEQQQAGAVEEKRKSRNGLASDLPQMPVPEQRRTLLDLGVKASLTEDSLTLSFDGKATNEQISLPARLVHRGSELKLAIPPDGLDATNEPDPVLLKLIAKARATQQMVITGKEHPAVSDYGKRHLWQLLRISWLAPDLLSAIVEGRQPASLTGRQLLRATSIPLGWDEQRHFFGFT encoded by the coding sequence ATGGCTAATCGCAAGCGCTGCGCCATCTATACGCGCAAATCGACCGAGGAGGGCATTGAGCAGGCCTTCAACAGTCTGGATGCCCAGCGAGAAGCCTGCGCTGCTTACGTCATGAGCCAAGCCCATGAGGGCTGGGAACTGGGCAGCGAGCTTTATGACGACGGCGGCTGGTCAGGCGGCAACATGGACCGGCCGGGGCTTCAGCAGCTTCTTGCAGATGTTGAAGCCGGCAAGGTCGATGTCATCGTCGTCTACAAGGTCGACCGGCTTACTCGCAATCTTGCTGACTTCGCCCGCATTGTCGACACGCTGGACAAGGCTGACGCATCCTTCGTGAGTGTGACGCAGGCGTTCAACACGACAACCAGTATGGGAAGGCTGACCCTCAACGTGCTCCTCTCGTTTGCACAGTTCGAGCGCGAGGTCACAGGCGAGAGGATCCGCGACAAGGTCGCTGCCTCCAAACGCAAGGGTATGTGGATGGGAGGGCCTGTTCCGTTCGGGTATGACCTTGGTGATCGAAAGTTGCTGCCGCATTCAACAGAAGCGGCGGAGGTCCGGCTGATCTTTGAACGGTATGTCGCGCTTAGGTCGATAAGCGCTCTTGCTGAAGACCTGGCTGGACGCGGGATCAAAACCAAACTCCGAACCTACCGTGATGGCCAGACCAAAGGCGGCATCTATTTTACCAAAGGCCCGCTGGCCTTGTTGCTCAAGAACCCGATCTACCTCGGCAAGGTTCGCCATGACGGCGAGCTTTATGAAGGCGAGCACGAACAGATCGTGCCGCAGGATATCTTCGAGCAGGCACAAGCTGTCTTCGCGGCGAACGGACAGGAAAGAATGATCGGTAAGAGGTTCAAACATCCTAGCCTGCTTACCGGTATGCTGACCGATCCGAGCGGCCGGCCCATGACGCCGGTACATACACGCAAGGGAAGCAGGCAGTATCGCTACTACGCAACCCGGCTTGCAATTGGAGAAAGCAAGGATGAGGCATGGCGAGTTCCTGCCGGGGACCTCGAAAAGGCAGTGATCAGGCTCTTTGTGCAATGGCTCAAGAGAGCACCTTGCGATGTCGAGCAGCAGCAAGCCGGCGCTGTGGAGGAGAAGAGAAAGTCTCGAAATGGTCTCGCATCCGATCTCCCGCAAATGCCTGTGCCAGAGCAAAGACGAACCCTTCTCGACTTGGGAGTGAAAGCCAGCCTGACTGAAGACAGTTTGACCCTGTCATTCGACGGCAAGGCCACGAACGAGCAGATCAGTCTGCCGGCCCGGCTTGTCCATCGCGGAAGCGAGCTGAAACTTGCCATCCCGCCTGATGGACTTGATGCCACCAACGAGCCAGATCCGGTGCTTCTGAAGTTGATTGCAAAGGCCCGTGCGACACAGCAAATGGTTATTACTGGCAAAGAACATCCAGCAGTCTCGGATTACGGGAAGCGGCATCTCTGGCAGCTTCTCCGCATCAGCTGGCTCGCGCCGGATCTCCTCTCGGCCATAGTCGAGGGCCGGCAACCTGCATCGCTGACAGGCCGGCAACTGCTTCGCGCTACCAGCATCCCACTCGGCTGGGACGAACAGCGCCACTTCTTCGGCTTTACCTAA
- a CDS encoding EAL domain-containing protein has product MPSAANVGDTVVAQAYQPIIRGYFAVAAAYYAVMSLTHSIELSGVALRQLGSAAIIACIVSAAACHFLRRPQTVVKLELVTSLVNLLVLTNVVVALHIEYSQVKLVYFVMLAMIFAFASVSIRQAIISILTALGGLFWKVAEQEAGELIMYGFVGFAAATSAIAIAYFLRRAISLAVSARQEADEARQYAETRLETAEKISDAMRLQSLSDSLTGLPNRRAFFDALGTCQREMGESGNAWLILLDLDGFKSVNDNHGHIMGDELLKAVSSRLRDYCANDAHGSRVGGDEFSIILASEASSEEVRVWCDTLLEAIAETYLIEDRLIQVSGSIGCYQFPNDEPDAKLIQKADFALLHAKKSGKNRVVLFEDEHAEKAAERFRIEQALRVADFEAEIELVFQPQFDLRLEQFVSAEALARWNSPIIGEIGPDHFIKIAEESGLIAKITVAVVDKAIAALQSWDDPLPVSINLSSNDLISDHIIDLIIQRLRDSELPAELIEFEVTETAMMSDTGRATANLLRLSKLGHSIALDDFGTGYSNFNYLRSLPINKLKVDRSFIENLADPMTEMVLQSLVGMARTLGVHCLLEGVESELDLVVAKRVGAQSVQGFLFGQPSSAQDLHLFISANNFEKIETTSIG; this is encoded by the coding sequence TTGCCATCCGCTGCAAACGTCGGCGACACAGTCGTAGCACAGGCGTATCAACCGATTATTCGGGGCTATTTCGCTGTCGCTGCAGCCTACTATGCGGTCATGTCATTGACGCATTCTATCGAACTTAGCGGCGTGGCCTTACGGCAGCTTGGTTCAGCAGCGATTATCGCCTGTATCGTCTCAGCTGCCGCTTGCCATTTCCTGCGCCGCCCACAGACAGTCGTTAAGCTTGAACTCGTGACAAGCTTGGTCAACTTGCTCGTTCTCACTAATGTCGTGGTCGCGCTCCATATCGAATATAGTCAGGTGAAACTTGTCTATTTCGTTATGCTGGCGATGATCTTCGCTTTTGCCAGCGTAAGCATTCGGCAAGCGATCATCTCGATACTGACGGCGCTCGGCGGACTTTTTTGGAAGGTTGCCGAGCAAGAGGCAGGCGAGCTGATAATGTACGGGTTTGTTGGCTTTGCAGCAGCGACCAGCGCGATAGCGATTGCGTATTTCCTGCGGCGGGCGATCAGCCTTGCTGTCTCGGCCCGCCAAGAAGCCGATGAAGCAAGGCAGTATGCCGAGACCCGGTTGGAAACGGCGGAGAAGATCAGCGACGCCATGCGCCTTCAATCGCTATCCGACAGTCTGACGGGATTGCCCAACCGCCGGGCCTTCTTTGACGCCCTTGGAACATGCCAGCGAGAGATGGGCGAAAGTGGCAACGCTTGGTTGATTTTGCTCGATCTCGACGGTTTCAAATCGGTCAACGACAATCACGGACACATTATGGGCGACGAATTGCTGAAGGCAGTCTCGTCGCGGTTGCGCGATTATTGCGCCAATGACGCACACGGCAGCAGAGTGGGCGGCGACGAGTTCAGCATCATTCTGGCCAGCGAAGCGAGTTCCGAAGAGGTCCGCGTCTGGTGCGATACTCTTCTGGAGGCGATAGCCGAAACATATCTCATCGAAGATCGCTTGATCCAAGTTTCGGGGTCCATCGGTTGCTACCAATTTCCTAACGATGAACCCGATGCCAAACTCATCCAAAAGGCAGATTTCGCGCTTCTCCACGCCAAGAAAAGCGGGAAGAACAGGGTTGTGCTGTTCGAGGATGAGCACGCCGAAAAGGCCGCAGAACGATTCCGGATTGAGCAAGCACTTCGGGTGGCAGATTTTGAAGCCGAAATCGAGCTGGTCTTCCAACCGCAATTCGATTTGCGACTGGAACAGTTCGTATCGGCGGAGGCCCTGGCTAGGTGGAACAGCCCGATCATAGGTGAGATTGGCCCCGATCACTTCATCAAGATCGCAGAAGAAAGCGGCTTGATTGCCAAGATCACCGTTGCGGTTGTCGACAAGGCGATTGCTGCTTTGCAAAGCTGGGACGATCCGCTGCCTGTTTCGATCAACCTGTCGAGCAATGATCTAATATCGGACCATATCATTGATCTGATCATTCAGCGTCTCCGGGACAGTGAGCTTCCAGCCGAGTTAATCGAGTTCGAAGTGACAGAAACCGCAATGATGTCTGACACCGGCCGTGCCACGGCAAACCTGTTGCGTCTTTCAAAGCTTGGTCATTCGATCGCATTGGACGACTTCGGCACCGGATATTCGAACTTCAATTACCTCAGGTCCCTTCCGATCAACAAGCTCAAGGTCGACCGTTCCTTCATTGAGAACCTCGCAGATCCGATGACCGAAATGGTGCTCCAGTCCCTTGTTGGAATGGCCAGAACATTGGGCGTTCACTGCCTGCTTGAGGGGGTGGAAAGCGAGCTTGATCTGGTTGTGGCAAAGCGCGTCGGCGCACAGTCTGTTCAAGGCTTCCTATTTGGCCAACCGAGCAGCGCTCAGGATCTCCACCTGTTCATTTCGGCGAACAATTTCG
- a CDS encoding transposase: MVKVTPKKQQFQNLVHVMNALPDQQAAIANFTAIRWKQGAFCPHCGSVKVYHFSDKRRHKCSDCRKRFSIKVGTIFEDSKIGLREWMLAIWLVTSHNRGMTSAQLAKDIGVTQKTAWLMLNRLRLAAQTKSFNRPLDREIEVDESFIGGKGAPASRISG, translated from the coding sequence ATGGTCAAGGTCACCCCTAAGAAACAGCAATTTCAGAACCTAGTTCACGTGATGAATGCCCTGCCAGATCAGCAGGCGGCGATCGCCAACTTCACCGCAATTCGCTGGAAGCAAGGCGCATTCTGCCCCCACTGTGGTTCAGTCAAAGTCTATCACTTTTCTGACAAGCGTCGCCACAAGTGCAGCGATTGCCGCAAACGCTTCTCGATCAAGGTCGGCACGATCTTTGAAGACAGCAAAATCGGACTGCGGGAGTGGATGCTAGCGATTTGGCTTGTCACTTCACACAATAGGGGAATGACCAGCGCTCAGCTTGCCAAGGATATCGGGGTAACTCAGAAAACAGCTTGGCTTATGCTGAATCGCTTGCGCCTTGCCGCTCAAACTAAGTCGTTCAATCGGCCCCTAGATCGTGAGATTGAAGTCGATGAGTCTTTCATCGGCGGTAAAGGCGCCCCCGCTTCTAGAATAAGCGGCTGA